Proteins encoded within one genomic window of Candidatus Syntrophocurvum alkaliphilum:
- a CDS encoding DsrE/DsrF/DrsH-like family protein, with translation MDEKNVNLLMFSGDYDKALAALIIANGARELNASVTVFFAFWGLLLVRDPEQLSDEEKTAFEKMFSTMTPKGAEALPLSKMNMAGLGKHMLLDMMDDKKTPHLTDFLDGARKKGVKFYVCQLSMEIMGFKKEELLPEVKIVDVKEYLEDAMNADMQLFI, from the coding sequence ATGGATGAAAAAAATGTAAACCTATTAATGTTTAGTGGCGATTACGATAAAGCTCTTGCAGCTTTAATTATTGCTAATGGAGCGCGTGAATTAAATGCTTCTGTCACAGTATTTTTTGCTTTTTGGGGTCTTTTATTAGTTAGAGATCCAGAACAGCTTTCTGATGAAGAAAAAACGGCTTTTGAAAAAATGTTTTCAACAATGACCCCTAAAGGAGCTGAGGCTTTACCACTTTCAAAAATGAATATGGCAGGATTAGGTAAACATATGCTTCTTGATATGATGGATGATAAAAAAACTCCTCACCTTACTGATTTTTTAGATGGAGCAAGAAAAAAAGGAGTAAAATTCTATGTTTGTCAGTTATCTATGGAGATAATGGGTTTTAAAAAGGAGGAACTACTACCTGAAGTGAAAATTGTAGATGTTAAAGAATACTTAGAAGATGCTATGAATGCAGATATGCAGTTGTTCATTTAG
- a CDS encoding IPT/TIG domain-containing protein, whose product MRRRRYYKFLSIMTLMVFSLTIMPLNIVNADEQTTPEVTKIEIRENYDNSVPPESIDAVLTITGSNLQNVDVIIQDQSGLDNALGRDIGTRRTNTENRLQFWLDGNDLDEADLSKGFIINGETIKFEEIPGRITGVDNRIIKYEEDEARVVLKGSGLDRGDIRIRDMSDFEVEEGRKDEKASIKISEDKFGFSDIILSVESDGEEEPSLVYERRYANQFRLIQDWQVDDLIMTPSSGVRDRTIVTFTGEGLERSSVFFLRDIEGRYELEHMATPHDWNDERKRLQVVVPDLSSGQYNVVLTNYMKDVDPNEDLRDRITRQLEVQQPFVVIEAEDAAEIINISPDNGPNEIQNRITIEGRNFEEYHNIDSLTIEKDLYLDEECPVGRGDKFDRENIKVTDDEELLKINYGEGSYRISEEDTIKGEVYREITAYVGPKAMFIDKDNLFFSSNRDVLNLTLPTVSSDYIGYQDVRLHIETIIVDKDNDREVSFTEEVVVEDGFYFTESSIIPTINEVVPDRIQVVSEIVDGYETKNDIVLAIEGEDFMVTRYRDDDAEKVLYPEVKLGDSITIKRENNVVMVNDEIIEEANLEVFNGDFLVNGHPGNEMGDRIFITLPEGISIKPEEVDEDVDIEVSNYKRRSNQLASNGTGYNFLRFYQLENDWDPTIDLVDPNVVSASEGREGIRIEGSRFWDDVAVFIGGELIEAERVNESLITFDAPPSRVGETVLTVHNLHPEEGGQVSYPFYYIATKDNPVITSIAPDEGTIGSKIVISGENFFAPDPSVSNLEDMLNINRIIGSKVLFNNKDVNEYNDGYQLESYSNSEDAIISIDESGNINLSDYYPSVFLREDNEDESNIYKIVPHDEISVRVTNYTSDYIIRAYENEDGYELRTEQEDYFVEVSEEGIKIKDNDDDFELFFNMVTPYKAEGSEIIGHRAKVFDNDNKLLVTIPDLGTPGLYDVTVRNPDMLEDTWEDGFRFNKGMTAVPRIEKVAPKEGSVAGGYTVVIHGENFEDGGSPDTTTKVWIDSQPAEVINVNTSRTEIEVTVPEYSGNLKDELEEQGIAIPKKDVPVAVSNPSTGASDLVEDAFSYVIPSSEPNIERLNKYEGNAAGGEYIQITGTDFRYHEPFYTQNIPTDGSVPGRDYIDINHNNTWDDYSGKTIEELKEDETINFEEEVLPVLPKVYFGTQQAEIVDFGENFLGVKTPLATPGDVDVYVVNNDSGISNKVRFTYDSLDPQINEIIPNVGNRIGKQNVDIHGQEFAESEFNKLTPDGEKTEQRMPLVKFGDITNRYDEDSGIIVGGQVSNLVLEGNLTLNYNSNRDELRVSLEHGQGEYYNEFLYDDTKVFINLSLLEDSAGQNWPGNEMISVEIDRGATNRLIVERGFSPQANFENSSQLTVSTSSYYTVGTVPVTVVNPDGGEATDEFTYMHPDSNPEIINITRDSREPIRTEHEDEDIMLLNMNYEGSSVVSIFGQDFRENAIIQVGDLFTIEPDDISYRLPEQLTFTMPDVPEARVGELFRVIVQNDDGGIASSDETQPPIYLQFTKGETNPEITSVTPQLGPASGGTVIKIEGEDFRGSMEGYEGEGPRVYFDEQPANQVNVIDYKNIEVVSPLNSPGTRTIRVENPDGEISSESEFEYISSPRINAVVDPRDPTETTRIRNISIEGGDEIKLKGTGFMEGARVIFAPETSLAEGNPGGNVIYRVTQEEDEFDGRTFSSNVIDYHQLDEGEEGTNVTFIDEETLTVEVPPGRLDTSGIIVINPDDGASETYEDITYDLPEMEIPQDVTAEIVHDSYNNTDRFIRINWTKVDEAAEYEIYVIVDDDGQQRYIGTTELSSYLYEDLKPRTEYQFVVKAIGDHGSSKASMESNIVETGRNVGPPDEDGDITEHTEMQRVGNTANVTIGTRDYDRAETVIDLTRGDLAGASEVVVSMPARVASDRRAEDIKIIGNDFSMSFNPVAFRVARVDENRNRDDAGVRFTVAPFNGNANIPGGNDLSTVYDLGADFYLGQNSSSIDYLARPINFVVDYDQDKASMRRLQNVGMHRLESDGWEPIDWQSYLGNSVAESLNRLGSYTVIGSRR is encoded by the coding sequence ATGAGGAGAAGGAGATATTACAAATTTCTATCAATAATGACATTAATGGTATTTTCTTTAACAATTATGCCATTAAATATTGTGAATGCAGATGAACAAACTACTCCTGAAGTAACTAAAATTGAAATCAGAGAAAACTATGATAATTCTGTACCTCCTGAGTCAATAGATGCTGTACTTACTATAACAGGTTCTAATCTACAAAATGTTGATGTTATTATACAAGATCAAAGTGGCTTAGATAATGCGTTAGGCAGAGATATTGGAACACGGAGAACTAATACTGAGAATAGACTTCAGTTTTGGTTAGATGGAAATGATTTAGATGAAGCAGACCTTTCAAAAGGATTTATCATAAATGGAGAAACTATTAAATTTGAGGAAATCCCAGGTCGTATTACAGGGGTTGATAATAGAATTATTAAATATGAAGAAGATGAAGCACGAGTGGTTCTTAAGGGGAGTGGTTTAGATAGAGGAGATATTAGAATAAGAGACATGAGTGACTTTGAAGTAGAAGAAGGTAGAAAAGATGAAAAAGCTAGCATAAAAATAAGTGAAGATAAATTTGGCTTTAGTGATATTATTTTATCAGTAGAATCAGATGGTGAGGAAGAACCTTCACTAGTATATGAACGTAGATATGCTAATCAATTTCGCCTAATACAAGATTGGCAGGTAGATGATCTTATTATGACTCCAAGTAGTGGAGTAAGGGACAGAACAATTGTTACATTTACGGGCGAAGGTCTTGAGAGAAGTAGTGTGTTTTTTCTTCGTGATATCGAAGGTAGATATGAATTAGAACACATGGCAACACCTCATGACTGGAATGATGAAAGAAAAAGATTACAAGTGGTTGTTCCGGATTTAAGCTCAGGACAATATAATGTGGTTTTAACCAATTATATGAAAGATGTAGACCCAAATGAAGATTTAAGAGACAGAATAACAAGGCAGCTAGAAGTTCAGCAACCTTTTGTTGTTATTGAGGCTGAGGATGCAGCTGAAATAATAAACATTAGTCCGGATAATGGACCTAATGAAATACAAAATAGAATTACTATAGAAGGTAGAAACTTTGAGGAATATCATAACATAGACAGTTTAACAATTGAGAAAGATTTATATTTAGATGAAGAATGCCCTGTAGGAAGAGGGGATAAGTTTGATCGTGAGAACATAAAGGTTACTGATGATGAAGAATTATTAAAAATAAATTATGGTGAAGGTTCTTATAGAATATCAGAAGAAGATACAATTAAGGGAGAAGTTTATAGAGAAATAACAGCATATGTTGGTCCAAAAGCTATGTTTATAGATAAAGATAACTTATTCTTTTCAAGTAATCGTGATGTTTTAAACTTAACATTACCAACAGTTTCATCTGATTACATAGGATACCAAGATGTAAGATTACATATAGAAACAATAATTGTTGATAAAGATAATGATAGAGAAGTTAGCTTTACTGAAGAAGTTGTTGTAGAGGATGGATTTTACTTTACTGAAAGTTCAATAATTCCAACAATAAATGAGGTAGTTCCAGATAGGATACAAGTAGTTAGTGAAATTGTTGATGGTTATGAAACAAAAAATGATATAGTACTAGCTATCGAAGGCGAAGATTTTATGGTTACTCGATATAGGGATGATGATGCAGAAAAAGTTTTATATCCCGAAGTAAAACTAGGTGATTCAATAACTATTAAACGCGAAAATAATGTTGTAATGGTTAATGATGAGATAATTGAAGAAGCAAACTTAGAAGTATTTAATGGAGATTTTTTAGTTAATGGTCACCCAGGTAACGAAATGGGAGATAGAATTTTCATTACTTTACCCGAGGGAATAAGTATTAAGCCTGAAGAAGTTGATGAAGATGTTGATATAGAAGTTTCTAATTATAAAAGAAGGTCGAATCAATTAGCTTCTAATGGTACTGGCTATAATTTTCTTAGATTTTATCAGTTAGAAAATGATTGGGATCCTACTATTGACCTTGTAGATCCAAACGTTGTTTCTGCAAGTGAAGGTAGAGAAGGAATACGTATAGAAGGTTCTAGGTTTTGGGATGATGTAGCAGTATTCATAGGGGGAGAGCTAATAGAAGCGGAGCGAGTAAATGAAAGTTTAATAACTTTTGATGCTCCTCCTAGTAGGGTGGGAGAAACAGTATTGACTGTACACAATCTTCATCCAGAAGAGGGAGGACAAGTTTCCTATCCATTTTACTATATAGCGACTAAGGATAACCCTGTGATTACATCTATTGCTCCAGATGAAGGGACGATAGGCTCTAAAATTGTTATTAGTGGAGAAAACTTTTTTGCACCTGATCCAAGTGTTTCCAACCTAGAAGATATGCTAAACATAAATCGCATAATTGGATCCAAGGTATTGTTTAATAACAAGGATGTTAATGAATATAATGACGGCTATCAATTAGAAAGTTATTCAAACAGTGAAGATGCAATTATTAGCATAGATGAAAGTGGAAACATTAATTTATCTGATTACTATCCAAGTGTTTTTTTAAGAGAGGATAATGAAGATGAAAGCAATATTTACAAAATAGTTCCACATGATGAAATATCAGTTAGAGTTACTAATTATACTAGTGATTATATTATTAGAGCTTATGAAAATGAAGACGGTTATGAGTTAAGGACAGAACAAGAAGACTATTTTGTTGAGGTATCAGAAGAAGGTATTAAAATTAAAGACAATGATGATGATTTTGAATTATTTTTTAATATGGTAACACCATATAAGGCTGAAGGAAGCGAAATAATTGGTCATAGAGCTAAAGTATTCGATAATGATAACAAATTACTAGTTACTATTCCTGACTTAGGCACACCAGGATTATATGATGTTACGGTTAGAAATCCGGATATGCTTGAGGATACATGGGAAGATGGTTTCAGGTTTAATAAAGGAATGACTGCGGTGCCTAGAATAGAAAAAGTAGCACCCAAAGAAGGTTCAGTTGCAGGTGGTTATACGGTAGTAATTCATGGTGAAAATTTTGAAGATGGTGGTTCCCCTGATACTACTACAAAAGTTTGGATTGATTCTCAACCAGCAGAAGTTATTAATGTGAATACATCCAGAACTGAAATAGAAGTAACAGTTCCTGAATATAGTGGAAATCTAAAAGATGAGCTAGAAGAACAAGGTATAGCTATTCCTAAAAAAGATGTTCCTGTAGCTGTATCTAACCCAAGCACAGGAGCGAGTGATTTAGTAGAAGATGCTTTTAGCTATGTTATACCTAGTAGTGAACCTAATATAGAAAGATTAAATAAATATGAAGGTAATGCTGCTGGTGGAGAATATATTCAAATTACGGGGACTGATTTTCGTTACCATGAACCCTTTTATACTCAAAACATACCAACAGATGGATCTGTTCCAGGTAGAGATTATATTGATATAAACCATAATAATACATGGGATGATTATTCAGGTAAAACAATAGAAGAATTAAAAGAAGATGAAACTATTAACTTTGAAGAAGAAGTCTTACCAGTATTGCCTAAAGTGTATTTTGGAACTCAGCAAGCTGAAATAGTTGACTTTGGGGAAAACTTTTTAGGTGTAAAGACGCCTTTAGCAACTCCAGGTGATGTAGATGTGTATGTTGTAAATAATGATAGTGGTATATCGAATAAAGTCAGGTTTACTTATGATTCTTTAGACCCACAAATAAATGAAATAATACCTAATGTGGGAAATCGTATTGGAAAGCAAAATGTAGATATACATGGACAAGAGTTTGCTGAAAGCGAATTTAACAAATTAACTCCAGATGGTGAAAAAACAGAGCAACGTATGCCCTTGGTTAAATTTGGAGATATAACTAATCGCTATGACGAAGATAGTGGAATTATAGTCGGTGGTCAAGTATCAAACCTTGTATTAGAAGGTAATTTAACCTTAAATTATAACAGTAACAGAGATGAACTAAGAGTTTCTCTAGAGCATGGTCAAGGTGAATATTATAATGAGTTTTTATATGATGATACCAAAGTTTTTATTAATTTGAGTTTACTAGAAGACTCTGCTGGTCAAAATTGGCCTGGAAATGAAATGATAAGTGTTGAAATAGATAGAGGGGCTACTAACCGATTGATAGTAGAAAGAGGATTTTCTCCACAGGCTAATTTTGAAAATTCTTCCCAACTAACGGTATCTACGTCCTCTTACTACACCGTCGGCACAGTCCCAGTAACGGTAGTAAACCCTGATGGTGGAGAGGCAACTGATGAATTTACTTATATGCACCCAGATAGTAATCCGGAAATAATTAATATAACTAGGGATAGTAGAGAGCCTATTAGAACTGAGCATGAAGATGAAGATATTATGTTACTAAATATGAACTATGAAGGTAGTAGTGTAGTATCGATTTTTGGACAAGATTTTAGAGAAAATGCGATTATTCAGGTTGGTGACTTATTTACAATAGAGCCGGATGATATAAGTTATAGGTTGCCTGAACAATTAACATTTACAATGCCTGATGTACCCGAAGCCAGGGTAGGTGAATTGTTTAGGGTTATTGTACAAAATGATGATGGGGGTATCGCTAGTTCTGATGAAACCCAACCTCCAATATATTTACAGTTTACCAAGGGGGAAACTAATCCAGAGATTACGTCAGTGACTCCCCAGTTAGGGCCTGCTTCTGGTGGTACAGTAATAAAAATAGAAGGTGAAGATTTTAGAGGTAGTATGGAAGGGTATGAAGGAGAGGGGCCTAGAGTTTACTTTGATGAACAGCCTGCTAATCAGGTAAATGTTATTGATTATAAAAATATTGAGGTAGTATCACCTTTAAATAGTCCGGGTACACGTACTATACGGGTAGAAAATCCAGATGGTGAGATTTCTTCAGAGAGTGAGTTTGAATATATTAGTAGCCCAAGAATTAATGCAGTAGTTGATCCTAGAGATCCAACGGAAACTACCAGAATAAGAAACATTTCCATTGAAGGTGGAGATGAGATTAAGCTTAAAGGAACGGGCTTTATGGAAGGTGCACGAGTGATATTTGCTCCTGAAACATCATTAGCAGAAGGAAATCCGGGTGGTAATGTAATATACCGAGTTACACAAGAAGAAGATGAGTTTGATGGTAGAACTTTCAGTAGTAATGTTATTGATTATCATCAGTTAGACGAAGGTGAAGAAGGAACAAATGTTACATTTATAGATGAGGAAACTTTAACAGTTGAAGTTCCTCCCGGACGTTTAGACACCTCAGGTATTATTGTTATTAATCCTGATGATGGGGCAAGTGAAACATATGAGGATATTACTTATGATTTGCCGGAAATGGAAATACCTCAAGATGTAACTGCGGAAATTGTTCACGATAGTTATAATAACACCGATAGGTTTATTCGCATAAATTGGACAAAGGTAGATGAAGCTGCTGAGTATGAAATCTACGTAATAGTAGATGATGATGGTCAGCAGAGATATATAGGTACTACAGAATTAAGTAGTTATTTGTATGAAGACTTAAAACCTCGAACTGAATATCAGTTTGTGGTTAAAGCTATAGGTGATCATGGTTCATCTAAGGCATCTATGGAAAGCAACATAGTTGAAACGGGTAGAAATGTTGGACCTCCTGATGAAGATGGAGATATAACCGAACATACAGAAATGCAGAGGGTCGGAAATACTGCTAATGTAACTATTGGTACTAGGGATTATGATAGAGCTGAAACCGTAATTGACCTTACTCGTGGTGACTTAGCTGGAGCTAGTGAGGTAGTTGTTAGTATGCCAGCTAGAGTAGCATCTGACAGAAGGGCAGAAGATATTAAGATAATAGGAAATGACTTTAGTATGAGTTTTAATCCGGTAGCGTTTAGGGTTGCAAGAGTTGATGAAAATCGAAATAGAGATGATGCTGGGGTAAGATTTACAGTTGCTCCGTTTAATGGTAATGCAAATATTCCTGGAGGAAATGATTTATCAACTGTTTATGATTTAGGAGCAGATTTTTATCTGGGACAAAATTCTTCTAGTATAGATTATTTAGCAAGGCCTATTAACTTTGTGGTTGACTATGACCAAGATAAGGCAAGTATGCGCAGGCTTCAAAATGTAGGAATGCATAGGCTAGAATCTGATGGTTGGGAGCCTATTGATTGGCAGTCTTATTTAGGAAATAGTGTTGCTGAATCACTTAATAGATTAGGTAGTTATACTGTTATAGGAAGCAGGAGGTAG
- a CDS encoding HD domain-containing phosphohydrolase, with amino-acid sequence MKLKSPVLIGATITTVLIVIIIGTTLQIPDWVYAILFFIAGLVITSLFSLNEKRLEQLHDLYRLSKISKELNLSNTKPYDMNEVTLMVKSLIKTDLAFYISNENEKVCISSDVKIAPELLRKSLSPLLNDSKAILIVDINKEERLEKNLLNEEGMKSLVLVPIKLAGETIGFCGGLNKKEVFKWRSVEILDKFCKQLAVLINANKEKKSDAEFNANIIRSLITAVESKNKIFAGHSERVALVSYEIGEKLAMTDEELKNLYYAALLHDIGRINLPDIRLIKDEDEYKLDPIEQHTVNGAACLPEGWQWEEIRHGILYHHERYNGTGYPEGLKMTDIPFIARIIAVADIFDAMTFLCPEEERVELDEALKQVKRTTGTLLDPLAVVAFEDAFEEIRAIYADYKIDNDEEENE; translated from the coding sequence ATGAAATTAAAATCACCGGTACTTATTGGAGCAACTATAACTACAGTACTTATAGTTATAATTATTGGAACCACTTTACAGATACCAGATTGGGTTTATGCAATATTATTCTTTATTGCAGGATTAGTTATAACATCATTATTTTCTCTTAATGAAAAAAGGCTTGAACAGCTTCATGATTTATACCGTTTGTCTAAAATAAGTAAAGAGCTTAACCTAAGTAACACCAAACCTTATGATATGAATGAAGTTACTCTTATGGTCAAGTCATTGATAAAAACAGATTTAGCATTTTATATATCAAATGAAAATGAGAAAGTATGTATATCATCAGATGTAAAAATAGCTCCTGAATTACTAAGAAAATCACTATCACCTTTATTAAATGATTCTAAGGCGATTTTAATTGTTGATATAAATAAGGAAGAGAGACTAGAAAAAAACTTACTAAATGAAGAAGGTATGAAATCATTGGTTTTAGTACCGATAAAATTAGCAGGTGAAACTATTGGTTTTTGTGGTGGTTTAAACAAAAAAGAAGTATTTAAATGGAGAAGTGTAGAGATTCTTGATAAATTTTGCAAACAGTTAGCTGTTTTAATAAATGCTAACAAAGAAAAAAAATCAGATGCAGAGTTTAATGCTAATATTATAAGATCATTAATCACTGCAGTAGAAAGTAAAAATAAAATATTTGCAGGTCACTCAGAAAGAGTTGCTTTAGTTTCCTATGAAATTGGGGAAAAACTAGCTATGACAGATGAAGAACTAAAAAACCTATACTATGCAGCTCTACTCCATGATATAGGCAGAATAAACTTACCGGATATAAGGTTAATAAAAGATGAAGATGAATACAAATTAGATCCTATTGAGCAGCACACAGTTAATGGTGCTGCCTGTTTACCGGAAGGTTGGCAGTGGGAAGAAATAAGGCATGGCATACTATACCACCATGAAAGATATAATGGCACTGGCTATCCAGAAGGACTTAAAATGACAGACATACCATTCATAGCTAGGATTATAGCGGTAGCAGATATATTTGATGCCATGACTTTCCTATGTCCTGAAGAAGAAAGAGTAGAGTTAGATGAAGCTTTAAAACAAGTAAAACGCACTACAGGTACACTTCTTGACCCCTTGGCAGTAGTAGCATTTGAAGATGCATTTGAGGAAATTAGAGCTATTTATGCGGATTACAAAATAGATAATGATGAAGAGGAAAATGAGTAA
- a CDS encoding aminotransferase class V-fold PLP-dependent enzyme yields the protein MFIIGNKFNYKAFRKNIIGIKEKVPTLNGRNVRYINFDNAASTPGLNSVYEQLKDFLAWYSGVHRGTGIKSLIASKAYDDAHEIIGNFVKADLDKNTVIIVKNTTEAINKLSYRLDLKPTDVVITTLMEHHSNDLPWRDKANVVYVGLDNLGRLNLEDLEKKLKSYYPRVKLLAICGASNVTGHINDIHKIAKIAHQYKAEILVDGAQLVPHKPVDIKPNSHPEHIDYIAFSSHKMYVPYGIGVLIGKKETFLKGSPEFSGGGTVSFVTENNVTWANLPDKEEAGSPNVFGTIALAETIKYLQKMNMKEIEQYENELCKYAIKELSKIKNVTVYGSFPRVGVITFNIKGLPHSLVGAVLCYEGGMGVRTGCFCAQPYVRNLLNVDMSKYEGKENTPSALLPGMVRISLAAYNSKSEIDYLLKLVKQIANNRTQYNRDYVFSKKLGSYIPRFRTKGFDINKFYNLM from the coding sequence GTGTTTATCATAGGTAATAAGTTTAATTACAAAGCTTTTCGTAAAAACATAATAGGAATTAAAGAAAAGGTTCCTACTCTTAATGGTCGTAATGTACGCTATATTAATTTTGATAATGCTGCTAGTACTCCGGGTTTAAATTCAGTTTACGAACAGCTAAAGGATTTTCTAGCTTGGTACTCAGGTGTTCATCGTGGAACAGGTATTAAATCATTAATAGCCTCTAAAGCCTATGATGATGCTCACGAAATAATAGGAAATTTTGTAAAGGCAGATTTAGATAAAAATACAGTCATTATAGTCAAAAATACTACCGAAGCTATTAATAAGTTATCTTATAGACTGGACTTAAAACCTACAGATGTAGTTATTACTACCTTAATGGAACATCATTCCAATGATTTACCTTGGCGAGATAAAGCTAATGTTGTATATGTAGGTTTAGATAATTTAGGTAGGTTAAACTTAGAGGATTTGGAAAAAAAACTTAAGTCCTATTATCCACGAGTCAAACTATTAGCTATATGCGGGGCTTCAAATGTTACAGGGCATATTAATGATATCCATAAAATAGCTAAAATAGCACACCAGTACAAGGCTGAAATTCTTGTTGATGGTGCTCAGTTAGTACCCCATAAGCCAGTAGATATTAAACCAAATTCTCATCCAGAACATATAGATTATATAGCTTTTTCAAGTCATAAAATGTATGTTCCTTATGGTATTGGTGTTTTAATAGGAAAAAAAGAAACTTTCTTAAAAGGTTCCCCCGAATTTTCCGGAGGAGGTACGGTAAGCTTTGTTACGGAAAATAATGTAACCTGGGCTAATCTACCTGATAAGGAGGAAGCTGGCTCTCCTAATGTATTTGGTACTATAGCTTTAGCTGAGACTATTAAATATTTACAAAAAATGAATATGAAAGAAATAGAGCAATATGAAAACGAACTATGTAAATATGCTATTAAAGAACTATCTAAGATAAAAAATGTAACCGTTTACGGTTCCTTTCCTAGAGTTGGAGTAATAACTTTTAATATAAAAGGATTACCACATAGCTTAGTCGGTGCTGTGTTATGTTATGAAGGAGGTATGGGTGTTAGAACAGGATGTTTCTGTGCTCAGCCTTATGTACGAAATTTGCTTAATGTTGATATGAGTAAATACGAAGGTAAGGAAAACACCCCTTCTGCATTACTGCCTGGGATGGTAAGAATAAGTCTTGCTGCATATAATTCAAAATCTGAAATAGACTATCTATTAAAACTAGTTAAACAAATTGCCAACAACAGAACTCAGTATAATAGAGACTACGTTTTCTCTAAAAAATTAGGCTCATATATACCTAGGTTTAGAACCAAGGGATTTGATATTAATAAATTTTATAATTTAATGTAA
- a CDS encoding peptidylprolyl isomerase: MNKNPIVNIETANGNIKIELFPEIAPNTVNNFISLINKGFYDGLIFHRVIPSFVIQGGCPEGQGTGGPGYRIKGEFASNGFPNNLAHDRGVISMARAQAPDSAGSQFFIIHQKAPHLDGNYAAFGKVVEGMEEVDRIISVKRDFRDKPETDQIMKKVTVETFGVDYSEVEKL, from the coding sequence TTGAACAAAAACCCTATAGTAAATATTGAAACTGCTAATGGTAACATTAAAATTGAACTATTTCCGGAGATAGCTCCTAATACCGTAAATAACTTTATTTCCTTAATTAACAAAGGTTTTTATGATGGGCTAATTTTCCATCGAGTTATTCCTAGTTTTGTAATCCAAGGAGGTTGCCCTGAAGGTCAAGGTACAGGCGGACCTGGTTATAGAATTAAAGGAGAATTTGCAAGCAATGGATTCCCAAACAATTTAGCTCATGATCGAGGTGTTATATCAATGGCTAGAGCTCAAGCACCTGACTCAGCTGGTTCGCAATTTTTTATCATACATCAAAAAGCACCGCATTTAGATGGGAATTATGCGGCTTTTGGTAAAGTAGTAGAAGGAATGGAAGAAGTAGATAGAATCATATCAGTTAAAAGAGATTTCCGCGATAAACCTGAAACTGATCAGATTATGAAAAAGGTTACAGTTGAGACTTTTGGAGTAGATTATTCGGAAGTAGAAAAGCTCTAG
- a CDS encoding spore coat protein, whose amino-acid sequence MSLIGSMMGDSKGMNDQAIANNLIFGSKGMASAYLAVTLESSTPELKAMFAARLNQIIAGHTALVDLAVTKGWYKPYDMPEQQLFETYKQSESMMEASR is encoded by the coding sequence ATGTCATTAATAGGTTCAATGATGGGTGATAGCAAAGGAATGAATGACCAAGCTATAGCTAATAATTTAATTTTTGGCTCAAAAGGTATGGCATCTGCATATTTGGCTGTTACTTTAGAGTCTTCAACACCGGAGTTAAAAGCTATGTTTGCTGCTAGGTTAAATCAAATTATTGCAGGACATACTGCATTAGTTGATTTAGCTGTTACCAAAGGATGGTACAAGCCTTATGACATGCCGGAGCAACAGCTTTTTGAAACATATAAACAGTCTGAGTCTATGATGGAAGCATCTAGATAA